The DNA window CAGCGACACCCCCGAGTTGGGCCCCTCGCAGGCCAGCTTGATCGACAGGAGCCCCTCGTCGGGAAGCTTGCCGAGATCGCCAATCACGGGAGGGCTCACCCAGGTCGGGTAGTTCGTGCAGCCCGCCGCCTGCACCGCAGGGTAGACGCGCTGCGAGACGGGCGCCCCGTCCGAGCGGCGCGTCGCTGGCACCGCGACCCGGTAGATGTCCTTCTCGTCCCCCAGCACGATGGGCTCCTCGACCGCCCTCGTCAGCGCGCGCCCCGTCACCTCGTCGACGATCACCACGCGCGCGCGCGGAATCGACGCGCCAGCCGCGGAGATCTGATCGTACCGGCGCACCTTCACGAGCAGGTGGAGGGGTGGGAAGCACGCCGTGCCACCGCTCTCGAGCCGCTCGCAGACCTCGTCCGCAGGGCACGCCTCCTCACAGACCGGCGCGCCGCCGCCCTGGTTTCCGTCTCCCCCCTGCCCACCGTGCCCTTGCCCACCGAGGCCCGACGAGGCCGAGGCCCCCGCTCCCCCCGCCCCATCGTCGTAGCCGCTCCAGTCCAGGACGAGGCCACACCCCCCCAGCACCAGCGCTCCGCCCAGCATGACGACGCTCATCCCAGCGCGCGACGACATCATGACGCTTCCCTCCGCCCGACACCCTTCAACCCGGCCATCGCTCCCTGCTCTCGCCCTGCGACGCGCTCACTGCCCCGGGGTCCGGAAGAACCCGCGGTGAAGCTCGCTCCGCTCGACGCTTCCATTCAGGTAGGTCGCCTGGAGGACATAGCTGTAATCCCGGTACGGCAAGAGGCCACCGGCCTGTGCCTCCACCTCGCCCCCCTCCGTCACCGGGAAGGGCGACCCGAAAAGGGGCCTCCCCCCTGGACCGAACACGAACGCCACGAGCGCCGCGCTCTTGAGCTCTTCGGTCGTCTCGAACGTGAGCGAGATCGGCCCGCTCGTGACCAGCTCCCCATCGATCGGCTTCTCGAGGCGAATCGCCTCGCGGAGCGGGACATCACCGAGATTTTTGTCTCCGTCCGTCACGGCGATCACGGAAACCGCCAGCGGATCGAGCGTGAGGCGATCCATCGGTTCCAGCCCGGCGACGAGCGCATAGTAGCCGCTGGGGACCCCCTGGAACGTGAACGCGCCCTGCCCGTCCACCTGGACCTGCCACCCGGGCGCCACGGGCCCGACGCCCGCCATCAGGTTGAAGACGTTCATCGGCACCAGCCCGACGCGCCGACGCTCGTCGGGGGCGGGGTCGACATCCGGCGTCGTCAGTCGCCCCGACAGCGTGAACAAAGGTCGCTCCGTGAGGATCTCGAGATCCTGGGTCACGCCCACGGAGCTGCCGGAGCCCAGCACGTCGAGCGTCTCCTCGCGCCCCCAGACCCCTGCCGCGTGCACGCGGATCTTGAACGTCCCCTGCGGGAGATTGTGGAGCACGTAAGCGCCCTCTGCGTCCACGATCGACCACGCCCCTGCGGCCCCGGGATCGCCTTCGGTCCGGTTGTGATCCGTCGCCACCACGAGGGCGCCTGCCACCCCCGCGCCGTTCACGCGACCTCGCACCGTCGTGTCGAAATTCCCGGAGCGCGCCGCGAGCTTGACGCTCAGGAAGGGCCCCTCCGGCATCTTGGCGAGGTTGCCCATCTCCACCGGCCGCACCCACGAGGGCTGGTTCTCGAACCGATCCGCTTGCACCGCGGCGTAGACCACCTTCGTCACGGGTTTACCGTTCGCGTCGCGTCGCGCGGGCACCTGGATCCTGTAGATCCCCGCTCCGAGCGCCGGGTCGGAGCGCTCCACGGCCTTCGACAGCGCCCGGTGATCGTCCGCCGCCACGATCACCACGCGCGCCGTATCGACGGCGGATCCCCGCTCGCTCGCCCCGTCATACCGGCGAACCTCCACGGGAACGAAGAGCGGAGGGAAGCAGGCCGCGCCTCCCCCTTCAACGAACTCGCACACCATGTCCGCCGGACAGGCCTCTTCGCAGGACGGCGTGCCGCCTGCGCCGCCTCCCTGCCCATCACCGCCCTGCCCGCTGCCCCCTGCGGCCGCGGCGCCCTGGCCTCCATCGTCGTAGCTGCTCCAGTCGAGGACGAGCCCGCACCCACCGAGCGCGAAGACCCCCCCGAGCAGCGCGACGGGCAGCCTGCGGCGCGCCGCAGTCATGGACCGCTCGCCTCCAGCAGACCGCTCGCCTCCAGCAGCCCGCCCGCTCCTCACGAAACGCTCCCGGGAACGCTCAGAACCGCCCATCGAACCCTACTTTGGGCTTGCTGGTCGACCCCGACGTCCCCGCGGGCTTGGCTCCGTTGCCCGAAGCCCGCCCTCCGCTCTGTGCGCCGCTCGCCGTCCCCGCGCCACCGACCACCTTGCCTGCGCCCGCGCCCGCGCCCGCAGTCCCCCCCACCGCGCCCTTCCCGGCCGCCGCAGTCCCCTGGGCCGTCGTCCCCGCCGTCGTC is part of the Chondromyces crocatus genome and encodes:
- a CDS encoding carboxypeptidase-like regulatory domain-containing protein — encoded protein: MTAARRRLPVALLGGVFALGGCGLVLDWSSYDDGGQGAAAAGGSGQGGDGQGGGAGGTPSCEEACPADMVCEFVEGGGAACFPPLFVPVEVRRYDGASERGSAVDTARVVIVAADDHRALSKAVERSDPALGAGIYRIQVPARRDANGKPVTKVVYAAVQADRFENQPSWVRPVEMGNLAKMPEGPFLSVKLAARSGNFDTTVRGRVNGAGVAGALVVATDHNRTEGDPGAAGAWSIVDAEGAYVLHNLPQGTFKIRVHAAGVWGREETLDVLGSGSSVGVTQDLEILTERPLFTLSGRLTTPDVDPAPDERRRVGLVPMNVFNLMAGVGPVAPGWQVQVDGQGAFTFQGVPSGYYALVAGLEPMDRLTLDPLAVSVIAVTDGDKNLGDVPLREAIRLEKPIDGELVTSGPISLTFETTEELKSAALVAFVFGPGGRPLFGSPFPVTEGGEVEAQAGGLLPYRDYSYVLQATYLNGSVERSELHRGFFRTPGQ